One window of Planctomycetia bacterium genomic DNA carries:
- a CDS encoding ABC transporter ATP-binding protein, with amino-acid sequence MVQAVEAQPSDTPKRPQTGAVIELRELHKIYDAGETAVHALRGVNLRIDEGDYIAIMGASGSGKSTMLNVLGALDVPTRGTYHLAGNVTSDMSRDELAALRNTYIGFIFQNFNLLTRSTALENVELPMVYAGVPKHTRHAAAHEAMKKVDLADRTHHLPSQLSGGQQQRVAIARALVNNPRVLLADEPTGNLDSHTSGEILKILAHLHEVEGRTVVMVTHDPGVASFAERVIVLRDGEIIADQATPRKGGPPVPDVRALSAIPV; translated from the coding sequence ATGGTACAAGCCGTCGAAGCACAGCCGAGCGACACCCCGAAGCGCCCCCAAACCGGCGCGGTGATCGAGCTCCGGGAGCTGCACAAGATCTACGACGCCGGCGAAACAGCCGTCCATGCCCTGCGCGGCGTCAATCTGCGCATCGACGAGGGCGACTACATCGCCATCATGGGCGCCAGCGGATCGGGCAAGTCCACCATGCTCAACGTCCTGGGCGCGCTCGACGTCCCCACGCGCGGCACCTACCACCTCGCCGGAAACGTCACCAGTGACATGTCGCGCGACGAGCTGGCCGCCTTGCGAAACACCTACATCGGGTTCATCTTTCAGAACTTCAATCTGCTAACGCGCAGCACGGCCCTCGAAAACGTCGAGCTGCCGATGGTCTACGCCGGCGTTCCCAAGCACACCCGGCACGCCGCGGCGCATGAAGCCATGAAGAAAGTCGATCTCGCCGACCGAACGCACCACCTGCCCTCGCAGCTATCCGGCGGTCAGCAGCAGCGCGTCGCGATCGCCCGGGCCCTGGTGAATAACCCGCGCGTCCTGCTGGCCGACGAACCGACGGGAAACCTCGACTCCCACACCAGCGGAGAAATCCTAAAAATCCTCGCCCATCTCCACGAAGTCGAAGGGCGAACCGTGGTCATGGTCACCCACGACCCGGGCGTTGCATCGTTTGCCGAACGGGTGATCGTGCTGCGCGACGGAGAAATCATTGCCGATCAGGCGACGCCGCGCAAAGGCGGCCCGCCGGTGCCGGATGTACGCGCCCTTTCGGCGATACCTGTATAA
- a CDS encoding flavin reductase family protein, whose amino-acid sequence MYIDLSNTEHSWRATQRLCLSFVQPRPIAFVSTIDEEGRPNLAPFSFYNMLSANPPVVVFSPALNRHSRPKDTLRNIQATKEFVIATVTEPIAERMNVCSTEFAAGVSEFEKSGLTPVTAKCVRPVLVKESPVNIECRLRQIISLGDGPGAGQAVFGDVLAIHVDDSVLVDGDMVCDPVKLQAIGRQGGPLYCRTTDVFSLESIREVEEFDKRGPAKIQ is encoded by the coding sequence ATGTACATCGACCTCTCCAACACCGAGCATTCCTGGCGGGCGACGCAACGCCTGTGTCTCTCCTTCGTTCAGCCGCGGCCCATCGCCTTTGTCTCGACCATCGACGAAGAGGGCCGGCCGAACCTGGCGCCGTTCTCCTTCTACAACATGCTCTCCGCCAATCCGCCGGTCGTCGTTTTTTCCCCCGCGCTCAATCGCCACAGCCGGCCGAAGGACACGCTTCGCAACATCCAGGCGACGAAGGAGTTCGTCATCGCCACGGTGACCGAGCCGATCGCCGAGCGGATGAACGTTTGCAGCACCGAGTTCGCCGCCGGCGTCAGCGAGTTTGAGAAGAGCGGCCTGACGCCGGTCACCGCCAAATGCGTGCGCCCCGTGCTTGTGAAGGAGAGCCCGGTGAATATCGAGTGCCGCCTGCGGCAAATCATCAGCCTCGGCGACGGCCCGGGCGCCGGGCAGGCCGTCTTCGGCGACGTCTTGGCGATTCACGTGGACGACTCCGTCCTGGTCGATGGCGACATGGTCTGCGACCCGGTCAAGCTTCAGGCGATAGGGCGGCAGGGCGGTCCTCTTTATTGCCGCACGACCGACGTATTCAGCTTGGAGTCGATCCGCGAGGTCGAGGAATTCGACAAGCGCGGCCCGGCGAAAATCCAGTAG
- the mutS gene encoding DNA mismatch repair protein MutS, with the protein MRQYLEQKQRVGDAILLFRMGDFYETFYEDAKTIARVLGLTLTARDKNSDAPIPLAGVPYHAVDRYIARLVRAGYKVALSEQLEDPKTAKGVVKRDVVRIITPGTLTDENILDEREENVLCALLPEAANWRTGQVGLACVSLASGRFFAQMIDAGSILDELARLRPAEILVPESAIDEPSAPWDEVRDALSAAITPRARHSFDAHLGERAMCEQFGVSGMTGFGFDRFDASLCAAAAVLDYLRETQKSSLSHISRITPRQTDDAVMIDHFTLRSLEVERTLRDGGREGSLLGAIDMTVSSMGSRRLREWICYPLNRASEILGRQQAITDLRSQPDRLRRIRDLIGDMGDLERIIARVGVGRASPRDLAGLTRTLELCGQIPEAIGAAISGKQSQGDLLAEIAQSTTGHESLAGYLSSAIKEDAPGVVRDGGFIADGFNAELDRLRQLGTAGHQSLAEFQAREIERTGINSLKVGYNSVFGYYIEITHQHRDKVPPDYVRRQTVRNAERYITDELKQYENEVLGAADRAKALEIEIFEEVRGRVAQQAPGLQKTADAIAALDVLAGLAELSRRRDYCRPELVAESAGPILEIVDGRHPVLDEVLGERFVPNDCHLSDEAMRLALITGPNMAGKSTYIRQAALLALLAHTGSYVPAKSMRWTPVDRIFARVGANDELARGQSTFMVEMVETARILNNATQRSLVILDEIGRGTSTYDGLAIAWAVTEYLADHLKCLALFATHYHELTALADRLPCAGNLNVAVKEELRPAGGGRGVVFLHKILPGPTDRSYGVHVAAMAGLPGSVVKRSEQMLEELERGFDKKANAQRQKSQAHKTSDQPLLFDSAPTLPTWWRELVDAVTAVDVNRTAPIDALQILGRLKEITQESDRRK; encoded by the coding sequence ATGCGGCAATACCTGGAGCAGAAGCAGCGCGTCGGCGACGCGATCCTGCTCTTCCGCATGGGCGATTTTTACGAGACCTTCTACGAAGACGCCAAGACGATCGCTCGGGTGCTGGGGCTGACGCTCACGGCGCGCGATAAGAACAGCGACGCGCCGATCCCCCTCGCGGGCGTGCCCTACCACGCCGTCGATCGCTACATCGCCCGGCTGGTCCGCGCCGGATACAAGGTCGCCCTCAGCGAGCAGCTCGAAGACCCCAAGACGGCCAAGGGGGTCGTCAAGCGCGACGTCGTTCGCATCATCACGCCGGGCACCCTGACCGACGAGAACATCCTCGACGAGCGCGAGGAGAACGTGCTCTGCGCACTTCTGCCGGAAGCCGCGAACTGGCGAACCGGGCAGGTCGGGCTGGCATGCGTGTCGCTTGCCTCGGGCCGGTTCTTTGCGCAGATGATCGACGCTGGCTCGATCCTCGATGAACTCGCGCGACTGCGACCGGCCGAGATCCTCGTCCCCGAATCGGCCATCGACGAGCCGAGCGCGCCGTGGGATGAAGTGCGTGACGCACTGTCGGCGGCGATCACGCCGCGCGCCCGGCATTCGTTCGACGCCCACCTCGGCGAACGCGCGATGTGCGAACAATTCGGCGTATCGGGCATGACCGGCTTCGGCTTCGATCGCTTCGATGCGTCGCTCTGCGCGGCGGCGGCGGTTCTGGACTACCTGAGAGAGACACAGAAATCGTCGCTTTCGCACATTTCCCGAATCACGCCGCGACAGACCGACGACGCCGTCATGATCGATCATTTCACCCTGCGCTCGCTGGAAGTGGAGCGCACGCTGCGCGACGGCGGGCGCGAGGGATCGCTGCTCGGCGCGATCGACATGACCGTCAGTTCGATGGGCTCGAGGCGGCTGCGGGAGTGGATCTGCTATCCGCTGAATCGCGCGAGCGAGATTCTCGGCAGACAACAGGCGATCACCGATCTGCGCTCGCAGCCCGATCGGCTGCGGCGCATTCGCGATCTCATCGGCGACATGGGCGATCTGGAGCGGATCATCGCCCGGGTCGGCGTCGGCAGGGCATCGCCGCGAGACCTGGCGGGCCTGACTCGCACACTGGAACTCTGCGGCCAGATTCCCGAGGCCATCGGCGCCGCCATCAGCGGCAAACAGAGCCAAGGCGACCTGCTCGCCGAAATCGCCCAATCAACAACCGGCCACGAGTCGCTCGCGGGCTATCTATCATCGGCCATCAAGGAAGACGCGCCCGGCGTCGTGCGGGACGGCGGCTTCATCGCGGATGGATTCAATGCCGAACTGGATCGGCTGCGACAGCTGGGCACAGCCGGTCATCAGAGCCTCGCGGAGTTTCAGGCGCGGGAGATCGAGCGGACCGGCATCAATTCGCTGAAGGTCGGCTACAACTCCGTCTTCGGATATTACATCGAGATCACCCATCAACACCGCGACAAGGTGCCGCCGGACTACGTTCGCCGACAGACGGTGCGCAACGCCGAGCGATACATCACCGACGAACTGAAGCAATACGAGAATGAAGTCCTCGGCGCAGCGGACCGGGCGAAGGCCCTGGAGATCGAGATTTTCGAGGAGGTCCGCGGGCGCGTTGCCCAGCAGGCCCCGGGATTGCAGAAGACGGCGGACGCCATCGCCGCGCTGGACGTCCTCGCCGGCCTCGCCGAACTGTCCCGCAGGCGCGATTACTGTCGCCCCGAGCTTGTTGCGGAGAGTGCCGGGCCGATTCTTGAGATCGTTGACGGCCGCCATCCTGTTCTGGATGAAGTCCTCGGCGAGCGATTCGTGCCGAACGATTGTCACCTGTCGGACGAGGCCATGCGCCTGGCGCTGATCACCGGGCCGAACATGGCGGGCAAGTCCACCTATATCCGCCAGGCCGCGCTCCTCGCCCTGTTGGCGCACACCGGCAGCTACGTCCCGGCGAAGTCCATGCGCTGGACCCCGGTCGACAGAATCTTCGCCCGAGTCGGCGCCAATGACGAACTGGCCCGTGGGCAGTCCACCTTCATGGTCGAAATGGTGGAGACGGCGAGAATCCTGAATAACGCCACCCAGCGCTCGCTGGTGATTCTCGACGAGATCGGGCGCGGCACCAGCACCTACGACGGATTAGCCATCGCCTGGGCCGTCACCGAATATCTCGCCGATCACCTGAAGTGCCTCGCGCTCTTCGCGACCCACTACCACGAACTCACCGCACTGGCCGATCGCCTGCCTTGCGCAGGCAATCTGAATGTCGCGGTTAAGGAGGAGCTTCGCCCGGCTGGAGGCGGTCGCGGTGTCGTCTTCCTGCACAAAATCCTGCCGGGCCCGACGGACCGCAGCTACGGTGTCCACGTCGCCGCCATGGCCGGCCTGCCGGGCAGCGTCGTGAAGCGAAGCGAGCAAATGCTCGAAGAGCTTGAGCGCGGGTTCGACAAGAAGGCAAACGCCCAACGCCAAAAGTCACAGGCACATAAGACCTCGGACCAACCCCTGCTGTTTGACTCCGCGCCGACCCTGCCGACTTGGTGGCGGGAATTGGTCGATGCCGTGACCGCGGTGGACGTGAATCGGACCGCCCCGATCGACGCCCTGCAGATTTTGGGGCGGCTCAAGGAGATTACGCAGGAAAGCGATCGGCGAAAGTGA
- a CDS encoding ABC transporter permease, with translation MLALWIECFKMGLRELWRHRLRSMLTMIGMIMGVSVVIICVSVVQGVKESLIGDIRKAGRNMILVINEEGEKSRASSLGGQTSHLSVADSEAIELECDAVSMTCPSHGTKAVVSSETDSTLIDITGVTQTYTAIRNWGVAEGRDFEPFDIVAPRRVCLIGQTAVNDLFGDKNPVNETIRIGRLSFKIVGVLAPKGFNPLGQDEDKVVIVPLPIMLRDILAVRDPAVILCSAISDEAVERAVVQVRDLLRQRHKLAEVDGDDFKVTTLKEKEEQARSVSDQMTLLMFFLALVSLAVGGVGIMNIMLVAVTERTREIGIRMAIGASTKAINRQFLIEASVISSAGGAVGIGIGVVFSMLIASAIQIQAVLSASIIILAFVFSAGVGVVFGLWPARRAAGLNPIEALRHD, from the coding sequence ATGCTGGCCCTTTGGATTGAATGCTTCAAGATGGGACTGCGGGAGCTGTGGCGGCACCGGCTGCGCTCCATGCTCACCATGATCGGCATGATCATGGGCGTCTCCGTCGTCATCATCTGCGTCAGCGTCGTCCAGGGCGTCAAGGAGTCGCTGATCGGCGACATCCGCAAGGCCGGACGCAACATGATCCTCGTCATCAACGAAGAAGGCGAGAAAAGCCGCGCCTCGTCGCTCGGCGGGCAGACCAGCCACCTCAGCGTCGCCGACAGCGAGGCCATCGAGCTGGAGTGTGATGCCGTCTCGATGACCTGCCCGTCGCATGGCACCAAGGCCGTCGTCTCCAGCGAGACCGACAGCACCTTGATCGACATCACCGGCGTCACCCAGACCTACACCGCCATTCGCAATTGGGGCGTCGCCGAGGGACGCGACTTTGAGCCGTTTGACATCGTCGCCCCGCGACGCGTCTGTCTCATCGGCCAGACCGCGGTCAACGACCTCTTCGGCGATAAGAACCCGGTCAACGAGACGATTCGCATCGGCCGGCTGTCGTTCAAGATCGTCGGTGTCCTCGCCCCCAAGGGTTTCAATCCGCTGGGCCAGGACGAGGACAAGGTGGTCATCGTCCCGCTGCCGATCATGCTCCGCGACATTCTGGCCGTGCGCGATCCGGCGGTTATTCTCTGCTCGGCCATCAGCGATGAGGCCGTAGAGCGAGCCGTCGTGCAGGTGCGCGACCTGCTCAGGCAACGGCACAAGCTGGCCGAGGTTGACGGCGACGACTTCAAGGTGACGACGCTCAAGGAAAAGGAAGAACAGGCCCGCAGCGTCAGCGATCAGATGACCCTGCTCATGTTCTTCCTCGCGCTGGTGAGTCTGGCGGTCGGCGGCGTGGGGATCATGAACATCATGCTCGTCGCCGTGACCGAGCGCACCCGGGAAATCGGCATTCGCATGGCCATCGGGGCCAGCACCAAGGCGATCAACCGGCAGTTCCTCATCGAGGCGTCGGTCATCTCCTCGGCGGGCGGCGCCGTGGGGATCGGGATCGGCGTGGTGTTCTCGATGCTGATCGCCTCGGCGATTCAGATTCAGGCGGTCCTGTCGGCGAGCATCATCATTCTTGCGTTCGTCTTCAGCGCCGGCGTGGGGGTGGTGTTCGGCCTATGGCCCGCGCGCCGCGCGGCGGGGTTGAACCCGATCGAGGCCCTACGGCACGACTAA
- a CDS encoding VOC family protein, which produces MAKASLGIERIHSLEMSVYDAAPWLAYLTQGFGFQHIGVSSGAALECTGTRRHMIACGDMSLIVQEAVHAGSTVRRYLEKHPEGISRVNFLVQDVGRTEELLLERSATPVDHTRDEIAGDGRWKHIAIATPLGDVEFAFIEIAGPTNRLAPGMDSCGSFDASVNPLGVTGFDHLTGNTRTLMPVIAFYEHVMGLTRRWDVAFHTEDFRPGVGSGLKSIAMGDEAGGFTLATNEPLRPRFEQSQIQMYVDMNRGPGIQHVALAVADIGKAVEHARHQGVGFMLTPSAYYDQLPGRLSAQGVPQLGHSVEDLRRLGILVDGDKTGYLLQSFCQDQATQFRRPHAGPVFVELIQRCGCGRFGEGNFRALFEASQGE; this is translated from the coding sequence ATGGCCAAGGCAAGCCTCGGAATAGAACGAATTCACAGCCTCGAAATGTCCGTGTACGACGCGGCCCCGTGGCTGGCATACCTGACCCAGGGGTTTGGCTTCCAGCATATCGGCGTCAGCTCCGGCGCGGCGCTGGAATGCACCGGCACGCGCCGTCACATGATTGCCTGTGGCGACATGAGCCTGATCGTTCAGGAAGCCGTGCATGCCGGTTCGACCGTCCGGCGCTATCTCGAAAAGCACCCCGAAGGCATCAGTCGGGTCAACTTTCTGGTGCAGGATGTCGGCCGTACCGAGGAACTTCTGCTGGAGCGCAGCGCGACGCCGGTGGATCACACGCGCGACGAGATTGCCGGCGACGGTCGCTGGAAGCACATCGCCATCGCCACGCCGCTGGGCGACGTGGAGTTCGCCTTTATTGAGATCGCCGGGCCGACGAACAGGCTCGCCCCCGGCATGGACTCGTGCGGGTCGTTTGACGCGTCTGTCAATCCGCTGGGCGTCACCGGGTTCGATCACCTCACCGGCAACACCCGCACGCTGATGCCGGTCATCGCATTCTACGAACACGTCATGGGGCTCACGCGGCGCTGGGATGTCGCTTTCCACACGGAAGACTTTCGGCCCGGCGTCGGCAGTGGGCTCAAGTCCATCGCCATGGGAGACGAGGCCGGCGGCTTTACCCTGGCAACCAACGAGCCGCTTCGCCCGCGATTCGAACAGTCGCAGATACAGATGTACGTAGACATGAACCGAGGGCCCGGGATACAGCATGTCGCCCTGGCCGTCGCCGACATCGGCAAGGCGGTCGAGCATGCACGTCATCAGGGCGTCGGCTTCATGCTCACGCCTTCGGCTTACTACGATCAGCTCCCCGGTCGCCTTTCGGCTCAGGGAGTGCCGCAGCTTGGGCACTCCGTGGAGGATCTTCGCCGCCTTGGCATCCTGGTCGATGGGGACAAGACCGGCTATCTGCTCCAGTCGTTCTGCCAGGATCAAGCGACGCAGTTCCGCCGCCCGCATGCGGGGCCTGTCTTCGTCGAGCTGATCCAGCGCTGCGGCTGCGGGCGCTTCGGCGAGGGGAACTTCCGGGCGCTCTTCGAGGCCTCCCAGGGCGAGTAG
- a CDS encoding efflux RND transporter periplasmic adaptor subunit: MRIWLILGTVGVLGGGTALFTKFGSSGGEGTCFNATVETGPIVMTVETLGTIEPLTTVTVGCETTGKIVEIAVDFDEPVSKDQIICRIDPELAEAQHAQSKAELARAKSSILDAEILQKEQAANLPVATQQAQGKLQEAEAALLAEAYNWKRIDKLYESGDATEAEWTLIKSNHTRAQAAVLFAQAALKMAKNNEQFLPQRAQEAVDQAKAALQLAEARIEATQAQLDKCIIKSPIDGIVLQRYLDVGTTVNAAFQTPPLFLLAPSLTRMKVNAKVSESDIVHIDVGQHARFTVEGKQRVHFEGRILHKRNQPEIIQGVTTYTVILEVDNDERKTLLPGMSVNVEIECVNRPKATRIANKALRFKPPLPIEQRQAMVDALQWPDEPTAEGGGPALYCKKTHLWQFSEASRQWRAVPVWIGVTDNVNTEILLGAKPGDQFVREFADSSSAGFSLKEAIKLASPDNRTL; encoded by the coding sequence ATGCGCATTTGGTTGATCCTGGGAACAGTCGGTGTATTGGGCGGCGGTACCGCCCTCTTTACGAAATTTGGCAGCAGCGGCGGCGAGGGGACCTGCTTCAACGCCACCGTCGAGACCGGCCCCATCGTCATGACCGTCGAGACGCTCGGCACCATTGAGCCGCTCACCACGGTCACCGTGGGCTGCGAGACCACCGGCAAGATTGTGGAGATCGCCGTCGATTTTGATGAGCCCGTCTCCAAGGATCAGATCATCTGCCGAATCGACCCCGAACTGGCCGAGGCGCAGCATGCCCAATCAAAGGCCGAGCTGGCCAGGGCCAAAAGCTCAATCCTGGATGCCGAGATTCTACAAAAGGAGCAAGCCGCCAACCTCCCCGTTGCCACGCAACAGGCCCAGGGCAAGCTTCAGGAAGCCGAGGCCGCCTTACTCGCCGAAGCATACAACTGGAAGCGAATCGACAAGCTGTACGAATCAGGCGATGCCACGGAGGCCGAGTGGACCCTCATCAAGTCCAATCACACGCGGGCCCAGGCGGCGGTCTTGTTCGCTCAGGCGGCGCTCAAGATGGCGAAGAACAACGAGCAGTTTCTTCCGCAGCGGGCTCAGGAAGCGGTGGATCAGGCCAAGGCAGCCCTGCAACTTGCAGAAGCCAGGATTGAGGCTACGCAGGCCCAGCTCGATAAGTGCATCATCAAGTCGCCGATCGACGGCATCGTGCTCCAGCGCTATCTCGATGTGGGCACCACGGTGAATGCCGCCTTTCAGACCCCCCCGCTGTTTCTCCTCGCGCCCAGCCTGACGCGCATGAAAGTGAACGCCAAGGTCAGCGAGTCCGACATCGTTCACATCGACGTCGGGCAGCATGCAAGATTCACGGTCGAAGGCAAGCAGCGCGTCCATTTTGAAGGGCGGATTCTCCACAAGCGCAATCAGCCCGAGATCATTCAGGGCGTCACCACCTACACGGTCATTCTGGAAGTGGACAATGACGAGCGCAAGACGCTCCTTCCCGGCATGTCGGTCAATGTGGAAATCGAGTGCGTCAACCGGCCCAAAGCGACGAGAATCGCCAACAAGGCCCTGCGCTTCAAGCCGCCGCTTCCCATCGAGCAGCGGCAGGCGATGGTCGACGCGCTCCAGTGGCCGGACGAGCCCACGGCCGAAGGCGGCGGGCCGGCGCTCTATTGCAAGAAGACGCATCTCTGGCAATTCAGCGAAGCCTCGCGCCAGTGGCGGGCCGTGCCTGTCTGGATCGGCGTGACCGACAACGTCAACACGGAGATCCTCCTCGGCGCCAAGCCCGGCGATCAGTTCGTCCGCGAATTCGCCGATAGCTCCAGCGCCGGTTTCAGCCTGAAAGAAGCCATCAAACTGGCCAGCCCCGACAATCGAACACTGTAG
- a CDS encoding fumarylacetoacetate hydrolase family protein — protein MHLCQFYLSEKDRAADLVRRVPTAARLGLQIDGKIVDVTDLAKKHGEINSPQYAGVLTASVAGLPEWAAFREEAKKLSSAGGLDPAKVFFGPCVLRASQYLDFYAFEEHVMTMRKQRGLDFIVPEWYEIPAYYNSNATSMIGHGMTAYYPPGEERIDFECEMACIIGKPIRNATMETARDAIVGYTILNDLSARQRQTKAMPINMGPAPGKDFASALGPFLVTKDEIPDLGAIGMRAFVNDEQWTNGRYGTVKHSFESMVAFASTARWMYPGDILGSGTVGGGCGAEHKKFMKPGDTIRMEFDVLGTLENRVEHERG, from the coding sequence ATGCACCTTTGCCAATTCTATCTATCTGAAAAAGATCGCGCCGCCGACCTCGTTCGCCGCGTGCCCACCGCCGCCCGGCTGGGTCTGCAGATCGACGGTAAAATCGTCGACGTCACCGACCTCGCCAAGAAGCACGGCGAGATCAACTCGCCGCAATACGCCGGCGTCCTCACCGCGAGCGTGGCCGGTCTGCCGGAGTGGGCGGCATTTCGCGAAGAGGCGAAGAAGCTATCGTCGGCAGGGGGGCTCGACCCGGCGAAGGTCTTCTTCGGCCCCTGCGTCCTGCGCGCGTCGCAGTACCTCGACTTCTACGCCTTCGAAGAACACGTCATGACCATGCGCAAGCAGCGCGGTCTCGATTTCATCGTGCCGGAGTGGTACGAGATTCCCGCGTACTACAACTCCAACGCCACCAGCATGATCGGCCACGGCATGACGGCCTACTACCCGCCCGGCGAAGAGCGGATCGACTTCGAGTGCGAGATGGCCTGCATCATCGGTAAGCCGATTCGCAATGCGACGATGGAGACGGCGCGCGACGCGATCGTCGGCTACACGATTTTGAACGATCTCTCCGCCCGGCAACGCCAGACCAAGGCCATGCCGATCAACATGGGCCCGGCCCCCGGTAAGGATTTCGCCAGCGCGCTGGGGCCGTTCCTGGTGACGAAGGATGAGATACCCGACCTCGGCGCGATCGGGATGAGGGCATTCGTCAACGACGAGCAGTGGACCAACGGCCGCTACGGCACGGTGAAGCATTCGTTTGAGTCGATGGTGGCCTTCGCCAGCACGGCGCGCTGGATGTACCCCGGCGACATCCTCGGCAGCGGCACCGTCGGCGGCGGCTGCGGCGCGGAGCACAAGAAGTTCATGAAGCCCGGCGACACGATCCGGATGGAGTTCGACGTGCTCGGGACACTGGAGAACCGGGTAGAGCACGAGCGGGGATAG
- a CDS encoding HTH domain-containing protein, translating into MSRTIVVDGAHLKRMMQLCRTLGGSGATLRQLQTKLKASRRTIFRDLSILSDWGISVTLGDKGYKIKQSAPACRKVMVDRVTKSVQQLLNSCLK; encoded by the coding sequence ATGTCTCGAACAATCGTCGTTGATGGCGCACACCTGAAGCGGATGATGCAGCTCTGTCGCACGCTCGGCGGCAGCGGGGCGACACTCAGGCAGCTCCAGACAAAACTGAAGGCGTCGCGGCGCACCATCTTCCGCGACCTGTCGATCCTGAGCGACTGGGGCATCTCGGTCACCCTCGGCGACAAGGGCTACAAGATCAAGCAGAGCGCCCCTGCCTGCCGCAAGGTCATGGTCGACCGCGTGACGAAGTCGGTTCAGCAACTGCTGAATTCCTGCCTGAAGTAA
- a CDS encoding nucleotidyltransferase family protein encodes MRAERAVEKVREKLVKTCRALEGAGVPYVVIGGNAVAVWVGSRDEGAIRNTKDVDILLNRADLDRAAQAMSAAGFDMTEIDGITMFLDRDDPMPSRGVHVVFAGEKIKPHDRFPAPAVVKGIRSSEGVDAIELRELLVLKLIAFRDIDRVHIRDMIKVGLIDDEVADQIPVELRPRLEEIRANPDG; translated from the coding sequence ATGCGCGCCGAACGAGCTGTCGAAAAGGTTCGCGAGAAACTAGTCAAGACGTGCCGGGCGCTGGAGGGCGCAGGCGTTCCATACGTCGTCATCGGCGGAAACGCCGTGGCTGTCTGGGTCGGCAGCCGCGACGAAGGGGCCATCCGCAACACAAAGGACGTGGATATCCTGCTTAACCGGGCCGACCTCGATCGAGCGGCTCAGGCCATGTCGGCAGCAGGCTTTGACATGACCGAGATTGACGGCATCACGATGTTCCTGGATCGCGACGACCCGATGCCCAGTCGAGGCGTTCACGTTGTCTTCGCGGGCGAAAAGATCAAGCCGCATGATCGCTTCCCCGCGCCGGCCGTGGTCAAGGGCATTCGCAGTTCCGAAGGCGTGGACGCCATCGAGCTAAGAGAACTCTTGGTCTTGAAGTTGATCGCCTTTCGGGACATCGACCGCGTACACATCCGCGACATGATCAAAGTCGGGCTGATCGATGATGAAGTCGCCGATCAGATTCCAGTCGAGCTTCGCCCGCGGCTTGAGGAGATTCGGGCGAATCCTGACGGCTAG